The Oncorhynchus gorbuscha isolate QuinsamMale2020 ecotype Even-year linkage group LG04, OgorEven_v1.0, whole genome shotgun sequence genome includes the window tatgttggattcacatctccatcaACCAAGAATGTAAGtcaaagaataggactaaatcaaatcaaacttcatTTAAAGTGTAtttaaagcttgatttgatttagtcctattctttaacttagatttttgtttgagatggagacgtgatCCAACAAAtccagtagtgtagtggagggcaAATGCAAGTAAGCACAGTTTACCCCTGTTTTTTTTGCCAAGTTTACCCACAATTTgcagaaaaatacatttaaagtataGGAAGAGTGACTTTTTTCCCTGCACTGGCGTTCAGTGAtttttttaccactacatcactgaacatatcaattattaatttgtagacacattggaattaaagccagactaagtcagtggcacagattgAACTATTCAAGCAAAAGATACAACTCCTTcgtatgttgatatttggtttcattgacaaccaaacacaatgcAATATCACTTTTGATAAATACTATAAAAACTGTATATGGGTTTACATACTTTTATCACTAGGTGTAAAAATCCATGTGTAATAAGGACACTACAATTTGAGTCAGTGTGATACTGTTTGCCTTGAGTTAGAGGagaatgtctgtctgtttcccagactgtctgtctgttacatcctgtctgtctgttgtctgtttccCAGCATTGAAGGAGTTCAGGGTGGTGGTGAGGAGGACAGAGGCAGCAGAGCGCTGCAAGCTGAGAGGCTCCTATGTTCTACGGACAGACTTCGACAGCCTCCTCCTCAAAGAGCCCAAGTCAGGAGAGGTTATTTTCACCTGGCCCTACCGCTACCTCCGGAGGTTCGGACGGGACAAGGTGACCTTCTCATTGACTGTCAACTACAAAAGCCCAGTAATCACAACAACATCTAAAATCTCAACAAATCTCTCTTGGAATGGTTGAGGATAGGGTTGTAAAATTCCGGTAACTTTGCCAGTATTCCAAGGTTTTCAAGAAATCCTTGTTGGGGGATTCCTGGATATCCCACTTTTTCTCTCCTGATTTCACTAATCTTCTTACTGGGACTTCTGGAAATTTTGGGCAATTTTTGCAACCCTAGTTGAGGACAATTATTTTAGTGTTAAAGAAAGGTGACCCAAATACAGTACAGTCTTTAAATAAAGCACAATGAGGTTTCTCCCTATGAGTGAATAGCTGATAATTATATGTAAGAAACTTTCCTTCAGAGTGAAGTTTTAACCAATCTCACACAAATTTCTTTACAGGTGACATTTTCTTTTGAAGCGGGTCGCAGATGTGACTCTGGCGAAGGTAGCTTTGAGTTTGACACCAAACAGGGCAACATGCTGTTCCATGCCCTGGAGTCAGCCATCAACCTCCAGAGGAGTGCAGGCCTACCCCTCCGACAGGCCTCAGGAGGCCAGGAGATGGACCCTGGGCCCAGGCTCCTGCCAGCAGGGGAGCCAGGTGTTTACAGCACTGTCAATGAAGCCCTGCAGAGGGACGGATCGTCTCCCCCACACCTCCCCCAGGCCAAATTGGAGCCCCCCATGGAGAAACTCCTCACCGGGGTCAAGAGCCTGACACTGGACACCAGAGGCATTCCCTGCAAGAACCAGGTGAAGAACATCTCCAGCTGCCCTCTGATGAACAGCGAGAGTCAGACCTACTCTGAGATCAATATGCCTCTGGAGAGGAGGCAGCAGGAGGATAAGCCATCCCTCAGCCTCAGCGCTGGACCCAACCACTCCTCAAAGGACTCAGACTACTCTCTCCCCTTTGACACCATTGCCAAGAACCTGATGGCAGACATGCTGCTTAGTGTCCACCTCCCCCTGGGGGTGGAGCCGCAAGGCTGTGAGAGGTCAGGCTGCCAGGGGGACGATGCTCCAGATCCCCTCTATGACAGCATTGATGAGTTGGCCATCCGATCAGGCCTAAGTAGGTCTGAGGGCACTAAAGTCAGATACACGAAGGCAGAGCACATCTATGATGAACCAGAGGGCTGTGCTGCAGCTATAGCTTTGGAGCCCAACTGCCCCACCTCTGTTTACGATGACCCggaggaggtcagaggtcaggcatGGAAAATCATGGGCACCATAGTTGACCCCAATGGCCACGAGTATCCATACAACCCTCACGTTGACGACTACGCTGTCCCCAAGCCACCTAAGAGAGCTTTTCCGCCGGATACACCCCAACATGAAGAGGAGGAAAACTCTCCGTATGATAACGTGAGGGTGAAAATTAACTAATGTGAAAAAAGAGGGTGCCCACATCAAAGATGTCATCATGAAAAGATCTGGGATACTGTGTAAGCCCATTGTAAACCTGAATTCAGAGGATTTCTCAAGATTTGTTGACTCCTGTTCCCTGATGCTTCATAAAACCACAATGCCCAACATATTTTATTTTAATCGTGGTATATCATCTACCCAATTTCTGCTGTGAAGGCCTTgaatacacaataactacaataaCCTACAATAActtatatatatgttttacacTGTATGCTGTTGTACAGTCTTTGGCCAGCAGGAGGTACCAACACAGCTTGACTCCAAGTTTTCTTTGTAAGTACTTTTTAATCTTTGAAGCAGGATGTTTTGTATAAGAAAGTTACTTAACTTGTAAATCTGAAAATAAATGTGATCTTTAAGTCCTATGGATTTTGATACTGAATCTGTCTGCTCAGcatctatttaaaaaatataattaGTAAGGGGTAAAAAGTTCTGGAATACCTTTGCATTATTTGAATCTCTGGGAAAGTATTTCCTGATGCTTCTCGTGTGGTAGAAGTACAATGTGCCCCACAGAAATCCTGTATTATCCTGTATattgtacagtggcttgcgaaagtattcactcccttggcatttttcctattttgttgccttacaacctggaattaaaatggatttgaaTTGATATCACTTGATTtaaacaacatgcctaccactttgaagatgcaaaatattttttattgtgaaacaaacaagaaataatacaaaaaactgaaaacttgagggtgcataagtattcacccccccccccccaaagtcaatactttgtagaaccacCTTTTGTATCAATTACagatgcaagtctcttggggtatgtctctataagcttggcacatctagcctctgggatttccctgtatttataatttcttcaattctgaccagtttcccagtccctgccgatgaaaaacatccccacagcatgattctgccaccaccatgcttcattgggGGGagggtgttctcggggtgatgggaggtgttgggtttgcgccagacattttccttgatggccaaaaagctcaattttagtatcatctgaccagagtaccttcttccatatgtttggggagtctcccacatgttttttggcgaacaccaaacctgtttgcttatttttcctttaagcaatggctttttctggccactcttccttaaagcccagctctgtggagtgtatggcttaaagtgatcctttggacagatactccaatctctgctgttgaGCTTTGCAGATAAAGCTCCACagctctgattaatgccctccttgcctggtctgtgagttttggtgggcagccctctcatggcaggtttgttgtggtgccatattttttccattttttaataatggatttaatggtgctctgtgggatgttcaaagtttctgatattttttataacccaaccctgatctgtacttctccacaactttgtccctgacctgtttggagagctgcttggtcttcatggtgccgcttgcttggtggagccccttgcttagtggtgttgcagactctggggcctttcagaacagatctatatatactgagatcatgtgacatttaGATTGAAAACATGTGaactttatttaattaattatgtgacttctgaaggtaattgggtGCACCAGATTTTATTTagtggcttcatagcaaaggggggtgaatacaGATGCACGCATCACtttcaaaaaaaatgttttctgaaacaagtaattttattcatttcacttcaccaatttggactattttgtgtatgtccattacataaaatccaaataaaaatccattcaaattacaggttgtaatgcaacaaaataggaaaaacgccaagggggatgaatacttttgcagggCACTGTATATTTTCTTGCTTTGTCTCCTAATTCCTGCTACCTTTCAAGGAATGTCAATTTCCCTACTTTCTTTGCATCACTAAAACATAGCTCGGAAATAAAACAGGCCCTGAATGTTTATTATGTTTTCCACCCTGGTGCTGTCTGTGACTGTCAATCAAGCCAAGTAgctatgtttcaagcagacctgAACTGCTTCCCTCAAACTTTTTTGCTTTCCTCCTTTGCCAGTAATGTATTTTCAGTGGACAGGATATTAGACGAGCTCGAGGGAACTGAAAGCCCCATGCCCATCTGAGCCTCAAACAATCCTCTTGATATCTAAAAGTTTTCCATACAGTTAAAAATAAATGGATTCCAAGAGTTGGGGAGTTACTCCTTGACTGGGGTTTTCCTCCAATGATGGTCTCTGCTTGAAATAACACAGCAAAAGAAAATGGAAGCAAACAAACAGGGATATTGTCTGGGTATTTCAAGAGTAGGGGTCCAGACCATGGCTTTGATTTACACCAGTATGACTGTAATTACTTTAACAGTCAGTGTTGCTGAAGGGACTTTGGCACGCAAATACATGCAGAGACTGTTTGTGATTACTGTTTTTCATTTATTGCATATTTCTTTCTTCTGGGAATGCAAtatgtaacagtaacagtaacagtaacagtaacagtatgtagTAAGCCATCATCGCTTCAAAATGTACGCATTTTACATTTAATTTTTTATCCAGATGAAAGCATAAATAATTTGGAAAAACATATATCCCCTTTGAGATGATTTTATATATTGTAATATTCAGAAGTAGCATAATATAACAAATCTTTGTAATATAATTTGTTTATTCATATTCATAATATATTCATAATATTCTTAGTCTGATGTTGCTTCCTTTGCGTAGATGTAGTAGGAATGCTATATTTAGGTAGTCCATAATCTCTTATAAAAGGAAATAGAACCTTGTTGACACAAGAACAAAGGACATGGTGTTTCTCTTCATGTCTGAGCTGCACAAAAACATTAAAACCATCTGTGGGCTTCCCTCCACCATAACCAGAGCTGGGCTTGGCTTACTGACACATCTGCCCAAGCATTACAGCGATAGATAGAAACCTATAAACCAGCTAAATGTACATTCCAGTTCTGAGACACAACAATGCACCTAGACATTCCACATAGAGTACATCCAGTTGCACATATTGGTTGCACACATGCCAGGTTCATCCTGAGGGGATGGCTAAACCTTTTACCAGACAGTAACAGGACAACTTTCCTGCACTTTGGAATGTAGACTTATAGTCACAAGGAAAATGGGTTTGAACAGCTTTTGAACGAAGAGACATTCATtccttatgctttcagtactatatAGTGTACAATATAGACTTCAGGAATGATCAGACGCTTCCATAATCAACTTCCACACATATTCACCTATGCTTTTGTTATATATCACGTTCACATCTCCACTTTCACCATCTTGACTACAGATGTAGAGATGAAAACATGGGGTTAAGCTGAACAGTTGTACAAAATCTGCGTGTGCAACACTACAACAATTGTGAAGATTTTCAGGATGCCATCAGCACCTCCGTTAGTGAGGGCTGATTCTTTACAACGGAGGACATCACTAGTAGTAATCCTCATCATACTCTCTCTCCGAGTGGCCATACTCCAACATTTCCGTCACGTTCTCCGTCAAGTAGACGGACATCTCTTCTGAAAAAGTATTAGATGGGGTTATTAGCTTACGTAGTATCGTAACCAGAGGAGTCAATCTCACGTCTGTTATTTTGAGAGATTTATGTGACAGCTGAAGAAAAATGAAATAAAGCTCTAGAACTGTCATTACCTGGACCTAGAACTCCTAACACAGCCATTGCAGAGATACTGCCGAGCTCGTTCCGAGCGACACAGCGGTAGGTGCCAGCATCGGCCAGGCCAGCTTTCTCGATCTGCAGCCAGCTAGAGAGCTCATACTTCAAGGGACCACCCCGAGACTGTCCAGCACAGCGCAGACAAAGAACATGTTTAAGCATAGCCTATTGTCTAGGACTGAATTAATTAATGTACATAATTCTATGACGCAATATATAAAATGAAATA containing:
- the kazald3 gene encoding kazal-type serine peptidase inhibitor domain 3 isoform X3, which encodes MVFLCEVFAFPMAMIEWKKDGRDIILPGDDPHISVQSRGGPLKYELSSWLQIEKAGLADAGTYRCVARNELGSISAMAVLGVLGPEEMSVYLTENVTEMLEYGHSEREYDEDYY
- the dok2 gene encoding docking protein 2, with the protein product MEEDIRKKGMLYLQQHRFGKKWKKVWSILYRESTCSISRLEFFECKDGASTLEKSDKNLRKQQESKKVIKLSDCIRVSEVDMEGSPKDCGQFHVETADKLFVFAVEMVELDDWTQKLCEIAFPMNWGEKGGMKRNSMQRSREDAAEMGMEDNSLYSRRDSALKEFRVVVRRTEAAERCKLRGSYVLRTDFDSLLLKEPKSGEVIFTWPYRYLRRFGRDKVTFSFEAGRRCDSGEGSFEFDTKQGNMLFHALESAINLQRSAGLPLRQASGGQEMDPGPRLLPAGEPGVYSTVNEALQRDGSSPPHLPQAKLEPPMEKLLTGVKSLTLDTRGIPCKNQVKNISSCPLMNSESQTYSEINMPLERRQQEDKPSLSLSAGPNHSSKDSDYSLPFDTIAKNLMADMLLSVHLPLGVEPQGCERSGCQGDDAPDPLYDSIDELAIRSGLSRSEGTKVRYTKAEHIYDEPEGCAAAIALEPNCPTSVYDDPEEVRGQAWKIMGTIVDPNGHEYPYNPHVDDYAVPKPPKRAFPPDTPQHEEEENSPYDNVRVKIN